From a region of the Sesamum indicum cultivar Zhongzhi No. 13 linkage group LG3, S_indicum_v1.0, whole genome shotgun sequence genome:
- the LOC105158053 gene encoding uncharacterized protein LOC105158053 produces MLLKSMFVPLFTAVPARGHPGKLSVCSVRNVVAQRCPPNCRQNGSSNTASLLLLHKLPPISAYIHLPFCRKRCHYCDFPIIALGSSSSNPGNDEDDPRILNYLETLCREIKATKLDSANSPPLETVFFGGGTPSLVPPRLVSSVLDALSYKFGVCSNAEISMEMDPGTFGEGKLKELMNLGVNRVSLGVQAFQEELLRACGRAHGVREVYEAVKIVKSCGVENWSMDLISSLPHQTLSIWEQSLQLTIQAQPTHVSVYDLQVEQETKFGVLYSPGEFPLPSDNQSAEFYRVASRMLRDAGYDHYEISSYCKSGYRCKHNSTYWKNKPFYAFGMGSASYVDGVRFSRPRRLKEYMDYVQNLEIGLTNCSEDDIFDAKDLAMDVVMLSLRTSDGLDLKSFREAFGDSHILSICEVYRPYVESGHVICLDGQGRTIAVNEFLSSFSNEFWRNEKLAYLRLSDPDGFLLSNELISLAFGAIAP; encoded by the exons ATGCTGTTGAAATCAATGTTCGTTCCGCTATTCACTGCAGTTCCTGCCAGAGGCCATCCGGGAAAGCTCTCAGTTTGCTCAGTAAGGAATGTGGTGGCTCAGCGATGCCCACCAAATTGTCGACAAAATGGGTCATCCAACACTGCCTCGCTATTGCTACTGCACAAACTTCCTCCGATTTCAGCTTACATTCATCTCCCTTTCTGCCGTAAGCGTTGCCACTACTGTGACTTCCCCATTATTGCTCTTGGATCTTCCTCCTCAAACCCAGGAAATGATGAGGACGACCCGCGTATTCTGAACTACTTAGAGACGCTCTGCAGAGAAATTAAGGCTACTAAATTGGATTCAGCCAATAGCCCACCTCTTGAAACAGTGTTTTTCGGTGGAGGTACGCCTTCGCTGGTGCCACCGCGGCTTGTTTCCTCCGTTCTTGATGCGTTGTCTTATAAATTTGGGGTGTGTAGCAATGCTGAAATATCAATGGAAATGGACCCCGGCACGTTTGGCGAGGGGAAACTGAAGGAGTTGATGAATTTGGGTGTGAACAGAGTGTCATTGGGGGTGCAGGCTTTTCAAGAAGAGTTGTTGAGGGCTTGTGGAAGAGCTCATGGAGTTCGTGAAGTTTATGAAGCTGTCAAAATTGTTAAGTCATGTGGGGTTGAAAATTGGAGTATGGACCTCATTTCTTCACTTCCTCACCAGACTCTAAGCATTTGGGAGCAGAGTTTGCAGCTGACTATTCAGGCGCAGCCAACTCATGTTTCAGTCTATGATTTGCAAGTTGAACAAGAGACCAAGTTTGGAGTCTT ATACTCTCCTGGTGAATTTCCTTTGCCTTCAGACAATCAATCTGCTGAATTTTACAGAGTTGCTTCAAGAATGCTAAGGGATGCAGGTTATGATCATTATGAGATCAGTAGTTACTGCAAGAGTGGTTATCGGTGCAAGCACAATAGTACATACTGGAAGAACAAACCTTTCTACGCTTTTGGAATGGGTTCAGCTAGTTATGTTGATGGAGTAAGGTTTTCTAGGCCAAGGAGGCTGAAAGAGTACATGGATTACGTGCAGAATTTGGAGATTGGATTGACTAATTGTTCCGAGGATGACATTTTCGATGCAAAGGACTTGGCAATGGATGTTGTTATGCTCTCTCTTAGAACGTCAGATGGCTTGGATTTGAAGTCTTTCAGAGAAGCTTTTGGTGACTCACATATTCTCTCCATTTGTGAGGTATACAGGCCTTATGTGGAAAGTGGGCATGTAATCTGCTTGGATGGGCAAGGAAGAACTATTGCAGTGAATGAATTTCtatcttcattttccaatGAATTCTGGAGAAATGAGAAGCTGGCATATCTTCGGCTCAGTGATCCAGATGGTTTTTTGCTTTCAAATGAGTTGATCTCTCTCGCATTTGGTGCTATAGCTCCATGA